The genomic region ACATGCTGAGCCGCCACCAGAAGCGGCTGTGGAAGTACGTGGAAGAGGGAAGCTTGCTCAAACTCAAGTCCTACCTGCGCAAGCACCGGGACTTGCAGGTGAACTTCACCCAGGGCAAGAGGCAGAGGAGCCCGCTGCACTTGGCGTGTGGCCTCGGGGATGACGCCGTCCTGCGGCTGCTGCTCAGACACGGAGCTGACGTGCTGGCCCGGGACAGGAAGGGAGACACGCCGCTGCACCTCGCCCTAAACCGGGCCTTAAAGCACGGGAGAGCGGGTGAGCAGTGTGACCATCATgtgcaagtttatatatatattccatccatccatccatcatcttccgctaatccgaggtcgggtcgcgggggcagcagcctaagcagggaagcccagacttccctctccccagccacttcatccagctcttcccgggggatcccgaggcgttcccaggccagccgggagacatagtcttcccaacgtgtcctgggtcttccccgtggcctcctaccggctggacgtgccctaaacacctccctaggaaggcgttcgggtggcatcctgaccagatgcccgaaccacctcatctggctcctctccatgtgaaggagcagcggctttactttgagttcctcctggacggcagagcttctcaccctatctctaagggagagccccgccacacggcggaggaaactcatttcggccgcttgtacccgtgatcttatcctttcggtcatgaccccaaagctcatgaccataggtaaggatgggaacgtagatcgaccggtaaattgagagctttgccttccggctcagctccttcttcaccacaacagatcggtacaacgtttgcattactgaagacgccgcaccgatccgcctgtcgatctcacgatccactcttcccccaagactcctaggtacttgaactcctccacttggggcagggtctcctccccaacccggagatggcattccacccttttccgggcgagaaccatggactcggacttggaggtgctgattctcattccggtcgcttcacactcggctgcgaaccatatatatatatatatatatatatatatgtgtatgtatgtgtgggaacaatctcaagactacttcatctctacagaactgtttcatgaggggttccctcagtcatcaggagattttaatggaagcattcacatacaatggtttatatagggcacagagtgggtgggtacaggcaggcgtaggggcgtggtgattggctcaggtgtttccgtctgtgacggcatgttgatatgatttcactgcgcttgttgagggatgacaggtccggatgatatataataaacagtttctctttcaagcataggttgcatcttttattaccactgttgtaaggtgtgctggatgcaagaatttgccatgttatggaatattcaacattattgtctttgaggttccaaatgtgcttgatgagttctgtagaattccgcagggtctggtttctaaaggaggctgtcacgccaaatttcttcccccctacaaaaaccttcccccccatttgaCGCATTTACgtgtcacgtttcctcttatgtcatcccatagcttgtgtttgtaaattgttttttaaaaatgtttataatatagcgttaacaaaatgtctgtattttttatgatataggcttatatttttataatatagcgttaacaaaacatctgtattaatcatgaccctggaaataaatgggggtggggggttttgtagggagaagaaatttggcgtgacaaggccttgtgattattccatctggctttgaacgctccttcggttaatcctacgtacgtgtcggatgtgctaatgtccttgcgtgttacctttgcttggtaaacgactgatgtttgtaagcaccccccgttgagagggcaatcaggtttcttgcggcagttacattccttattggtttcagagtcgtttagtcttagggcaggcagtccttttgcaattgctttgttgtggtttgaaatgatttgttgttataagtttatttttatattaatatatatatatatatatacatacataaatgaataatgattagagatgtccgataatggcttttttgccgatacctgatattccgatattgtcctattcttaattaccgattccgatatcaaccgataccgatatatacagtggtggaactaacatattattatgcctagttttattgtgatgccccactggatgcattaaacaatgtaacaaggttttccaaaataaatcaactcaagttatggaaaaaagtgccaacatggcactgccatatttataatatttattttttaacatgcttcaaaacagcagctcggaatttgggacatgctctccctgagagagcatgaggagtggGGTTTTAGGGGTACAGGGTggcggggagtgtatattgtagcgtcccggaagagttagtgctgcaataggttctgggtatttgctctgttgtgttacggtgcggatgttctcccgaaatgtgtttgtcattcttgtttaatgtgggttcacagtgtggcgcatatatgtaacagtgttaaagttgcttatacggccaccctcagtgtgacgtttttagctgttgaccaagtatgcgttgcattcacttgtgtgtgtgtgtgtgaaaagctgcatatattatgtgattggcccggcacgcagaggcagtgctttttaaggtttattggcgctctgtacttttttaaaccgataccgatcatttccaatattacattttaaagcatttattaggCGATAATATCAgtaggccgatattatcggaattCTCTACTAATGACTAATTTCTTCCTCCAGCTTATGACGACCTGGTTGTGCCTCTCCGAAAGAGTTGCCCGGAGGCCATGGACGCCGCCAACCTTGCGGGAGTGACACCCCAGGACCTCCTCAACTGGAGCAAACTGTCAGAGGTGGGTGAAAGAAAGTTCTAAATGACATTTGTGAAGCTTCCTCTATAGGTGGCGGCCCAAGTACCTTGGAAGCCGTTCAGGCATACAATACAATAATAGAGATACATGCAGGCATACAATACAATAATAGAGATACATGCAGGCATACAATACAATAATAGAGATACATGCAGGCATACAATACAATAATAGAGATACATGCAGGCATACAATACAATAATAGAGATACATGCAGGCATACAATACAATAATAGAGATACATGCAGGCATATGATACAATAATAGAGATACAtgaagatagatagatggatagatagtactcaccagtgtctcaaagggctgtttcAGTTCTTATGTGAATGCATGAGTTGATTTGTGGCAGGAGACACCAGCAAGCACCAGCGGGCCACCAAAGGCTGACCCAGAACGAGACTGGATGGAAAAACTGTTTGGCGAATGTGAGGACGAGTTCTGTGAGAACTTTGGAGTTTatgacggtaaaaaaaaaaaaagaattgtatttatttttttaaccatctATGTGTTAAATTGTAgttgtttgtgctggtgtgaCAGCGGACGACTACCTGGCTgtggacgaggaggaggaggactacGGCGACTGGGCGGACCGCATCAGAAGAGAATATTTCTCCAAGAAGAATGCGGAAGCTCAGAGAATAGCGGCCTCTTCTGGccggaagaagaaaaagaagaagagcgAGGGAGAAAAAGAGGAGAACTACCAGGAGCTGCACCAGCGTCTCCAGAAGGAGCACCAGGAGTACTTGGACCGCGCCGCACGCAAAGAGGAAGAGACCCGTCTGGGCAAGAAGCGCCGCTACGATCAAATGTGCGCCGCCACCTTCAAAGCCGGCGCGcctgacgacgacgacgacgacggcggcgccGAGCTGCTGTGCTACGCCGACATCCCCTGGCCGGCACCGCGCGGCACGGTTCAGGAGATGGCGGACGTGATGCTGCACGGCGTGGACCGCAAGGACGCGGCGGCCTTCCGCAAGGCGCTGCGGAAGCAGCAGACGCTGTGGCATCCCGATAAGTTCGCCCAGAGGTGTGAGGCCAGGCTGCAGGAGAAGGACAAGCGCAGGATCTTGGACACGGTGACCGCTCTGTCGCAGGAACTCAACAGGCTGGCCCAGACTCTGAGGACCTGAGGTCACCTGGTTAGGTACACCACTGAACTCTTCTATGTCTTATATATAATATCACTCCCACACACCTTCAAACTACCATCACATTAAAATCTTCaaggaatttttatttttattctaaatTATTGTCGTTTAGCTCTTGTATTTAAGAGTGTGTGTGTTCCACTGCTCTGTCCTCACGTCTGTGATATCCAATATTAAATCAGCATTCTCATCTTCTCACACACatttcactctttttttttggtttggacTTCTTGTCAAAGTGGAAGACTGACTTACTGACAACCCTCCGTTTAGTTTCCTCAAAATCTTCTTCAGTGCAACCACAGCAGGGCTGCAATTTATACAACACACAGTTGGGGGGTCTTGCTTTTTGGGGGCGACTGGGATTTCCCTTAATTATGGGAAGAAAATGCTGTTATTTTATGGGGAAGGGGAGATTctttatttcaacattttttttattcttttgtgTTCTTTTTGAGGGAGAAAAATCCCCTAATTTGGGGGTCGAAAATGTCCCTTATGTTTAGGAAATTAATTCCATTATTTTTGATGGGAGAACTTCCTTATTTTAGGAGGTATTAATTCCCATGTTTTGGGgcaaaaatataacttatttttttGAGGGATAAATgtcttttggggggggggaaatccCTCATTTTGGGGGTTATTTTCTTTAAGGGAGAACCCCTCATTTTTGAGAGAAAAAGAATCcttattttccagaaatgttgcaTTATTTTCAATCGCAAACGTTGACAGGAATTGAGGGGAACGCTGGTAGAAAGGCCAAAATTGTGCTTATATTTCAAAACCTTATGTTTCCCTATTTTTCAATCCCACAATTTGGAGAAATTTAATTATTTACGTGGAAAAAATTcttattttccagaaatgttgccctatttttaatccccaaattttggggaaattaaatTCTCGTGGGAAAAAATGCCTTATTTTACAGGAATGTTGCCCTATTTTTCAATCCCaaagttttggggaaattaaa from Nerophis ophidion isolate RoL-2023_Sa linkage group LG17, RoL_Noph_v1.0, whole genome shotgun sequence harbors:
- the LOC133535849 gene encoding NF-kappa-B inhibitor-like protein 1, whose amino-acid sequence is MQIHARWIKDQKTNSSSAPNMLSRHQKRLWKYVEEGSLLKLKSYLRKHRDLQVNFTQGKRQRSPLHLACGLGDDAVLRLLLRHGADVLARDRKGDTPLHLALNRALKHGRAAYDDLVVPLRKSCPEAMDAANLAGVTPQDLLNWSKLSEETPASTSGPPKADPERDWMEKLFGECEDEFCENFGVYDADDYLAVDEEEEDYGDWADRIRREYFSKKNAEAQRIAASSGRKKKKKKSEGEKEENYQELHQRLQKEHQEYLDRAARKEEETRLGKKRRYDQMCAATFKAGAPDDDDDDGGAELLCYADIPWPAPRGTVQEMADVMLHGVDRKDAAAFRKALRKQQTLWHPDKFAQRCEARLQEKDKRRILDTVTALSQELNRLAQTLRT